The following nucleotide sequence is from Candidatus Methylomirabilota bacterium.
CCGGCATTCGGGGCAGATGACGCGGACCAAGCGCTGAGCCAGGACCGCTATCAGGACGCTGGACACCAGGTAGTTTTCGATGCCCATGTCCAGGAGTCGCGTGATGGCGCCGGGCGCATCGTTCGTGTGCAACGTGCTGAATACCAAATGCCCGGTCAGCGCCGAATGGATGGCGATGTCCGCGGTCTCCGCATCGCGGATCTCCCCAACCATGATGACATCCGGATCTTGGCGGACGATAGAGCGCAAGCCACTGGCGAAGGTCAGGCCGATCTTGGACTTAACATGGATCTGGTTGACCCCTTGGAGCTGGTACTCCACCGGGTCTTCGATGGTGATGATCTTCTTGTCGGCCGAGTTGATCTCGCTCAGCGCCGTATAGAGGGTGGTAGTCTTGCCGCTTCCTGTCGGGCCGGTCACCAGGATCATGCCATGTGGCTTTCTGATCAGCCGCTGGAATTGCACGCGAACATCTTCAGGCATACCCATGTCTCCCAGGCTCAGGAGGAGGCTGCTGCGATCCAGGATTCGCATCACGACACTTTCGCCGTGCAGGGTGGGAATCGTGGAGACCCGGAGGTCCAGGTCCTTGCCCAGGATCTGGAGTCTGATGCGGCCGTCCTGTGGAAGCCGTCGCTCGGCGATGTTCATCTTGGCCATGATCTTGACACGGGAGATCACGGCCCGTTGCAGCCGCTTGGGAGGAGACTCCTGATCCAGGAGCACTCCATCCACCCGGTAGCGGATTCGAAGCGTATCCTCAAACGGCTCGATGTGGATGTCGCTGGCGCGGGCCTCTACTGCCCGGGTAATGAGCAGGTTGACAAGCTGGATGACTGGGGCCTCGGAGGCCAGGTCGCGGAGGTGATCGACATCTTCGCGGTCCTCGCCCGCTGCCCCGCCCTCCTCCTCATCGTACCCCTTGACGATCTTCTCGATCGTCGTATGACCGTCACCATAGTGCTGATCGATCGCCTCAAGGATCTCCCGCTCGTTGGCGATACAGACGGTGATAGCGAGGCCGGTGCTCAGTCGAAGGTCATCCAGTGTATATGGATCGGTCAAATCGCTCATGGCGATGGTCAGCGTGCCATCCTTGACCTCAATCGGGAAGACC
It contains:
- the tadA gene encoding Flp pilus assembly complex ATPase component TadA — protein: MGNWQWSGVRKPLGEIMIGEGSITRDQLQRGLTHQKELGKRLGDTLVELGYASEEDVVKALAKQFSLPYLSLASLSITPVPIRERLSPKYLREHKVFPIEVKDGTLTIAMSDLTDPYTLDDLRLSTGLAITVCIANEREILEAIDQHYGDGHTTIEKIVKGYDEEEGGAAGEDREDVDHLRDLASEAPVIQLVNLLITRAVEARASDIHIEPFEDTLRIRYRVDGVLLDQESPPKRLQRAVISRVKIMAKMNIAERRLPQDGRIRLQILGKDLDLRVSTIPTLHGESVVMRILDRSSLLLSLGDMGMPEDVRVQFQRLIRKPHGMILVTGPTGSGKTTTLYTALSEINSADKKIITIEDPVEYQLQGVNQIHVKSKIGLTFASGLRSIVRQDPDVIMVGEIRDAETADIAIHSALTGHLVFSTLHTNDAPGAITRLLDMGIENYLVSSVLIAVLAQRLVRVICPECREPYRLDAAAVRKMGIKTEVDGALQVFRGKGCAV